A genome region from Penicillium psychrofluorescens genome assembly, chromosome: 3 includes the following:
- a CDS encoding uncharacterized protein (ID:PFLUO_005264-T1.cds;~source:funannotate), with translation MSRSFTGCKRCKARRQKCDEQRPTCGRCQTADAQCMYAMQLQWGGRAFSRSRFGACVGDGGMQRLEYSPGEFIYTTNSTKSAKSPTVADRELALTQPVDPFSSLSSDQKALLHHFINDASQITACHSGMQQDICHMLVPMALQTPSLLYATTALSAIHIQALHNQSETVKSAPDIARLMALSLEHFRTELQNPSAKGSEALVATARTLCLAEIHSGAIHPNSWRAHIEGARALMKTADTMGEHSPRSADGFRRYLDRWYRSIVSLTALTGNGPPIGDSSDFTQPDGVGQEESPDYLDDYWGFTCDLATVFRQIGAAAWRRHEAEAQEDTQGFVAGEIPGDMEDEAAFLEFSVRQLMDRGASSQPSFYPGVAEGISTESMQQLMLCNEAFQHSALIQIHRRLRKTPTTSAAVQQSVQRILECTAQIGPSSGLSPWVMLTTPLFIAGCEARVEDRDLVRQLLSSLHDTIRIPNVLQSLTFLEQYWANQISEDEDWSHFLGMYHLWQLPDVIFTED, from the exons ATGTCGCGATCCTTCACGGGCTGCAAACGGTGCAAGGCGCGCCGTCAGAAATGTGACGAGCAACGACCAACCTGCGGCCGCTGCCAAACAGCCGATGCGCAGTGCATGTATGCGATGCAGCTGCAGTGGGGAGGGCGAGCGTTCTCCCGCTCGCGCTTCGGGGCCTGCGTGGGTGACGGCGGCATGCAGAGACTGG aataCTCGCCAGGGGAGTTCATCTACACCACCAACTCCACCAAATCCGCCAAGTCACCGACCGTCGCAgaccgcgagctggcccTGACGCAACCGGTCGATCCGTTCTCGTCGCTGTCCTCCGATCAAAAGGCCCTGCTACATCACTTCATCAACGATGCGTCCCAAATAACCGCGTGCCATTCGGGCATGCAGCAGGATATCTGCCACATGCTCGTACCCATGGCCCTCCAGACCCCATCGCTGCTCTacgccaccaccgccctctccgccatccaTATCCAAGCGCTACACAATCAGTCCGAGACGGTCAAGTCGGCACCCGATATCGCCCGGCTGATGGCGCTCAGTCTGGAGCATTTTCGAACCGAGCTCCAAAACCCATCGGCCAAAGGCTCGGAAGCGCTCGTCGCCACCGCTCGCACACTTTGTCTCGCCGAGATTCATTCGGGGGCGATCCACCCGAACTCATGGCGGGCGCATATCGAAGGCGCGCGGGCTTTGATGAAGACCGCCGACACGATGGGAGAACATTCGCCACGCTCAGCGGACGGGTTCCGCCGGTACCTGGATCGATGGTATCGCTCGATCGTGTCGCTCACGGCATTGACGGGGAATGGTCCCCCGATTGGCGATTCCTCTGACTTCACACAACCAGATGGCGTCGGCCAGGAGGAGTCTCCGGATTACCTGGATGACTATTGGGGCTTCACGTGCGATCTAGCAACCGTCTTCCGTCAGATCGGGGCTGCTGCCTGGCGGAGAcacgaggccgaggcccaggaggaTACGCAGGGCTTTGTCGCGGGAGAAATCCCCGGTgacatggaagatgaggCTGCGTTTTTGGAGTTCTCAGTTCGACAACTCATGGACCGGGGCGCCAGCTCGCAGCCCTCGTTCTACCCCGGCGTCGCGGAGGGGATTTCGACGGAAAGCATGCAGCAACTGATGCTTTGCAACGAAGCATTTCAGCACAGTGCTCTCATTCAGATCCATCGCCGGCTCCGCAAAACACCCACGACCTCAGCTGCCGTCCAGCAGTCCGTCCAGCGGATTCTGGAATGCACGGCCCAGATCGGTCCGTCATCTGGACTCAGTCCGTGGGTGATGCTCACAACGCCCCTCTTTATTGCGGGCTGTGAAGCTCGCGTCGAGGATCGAGATTTGGTCCGGCAGTTATTGTCTTCTCTGCATGATACCATCCGCATTCCGAATGTGCTGCAGTCCTTGACCTTTTTGGAGCAGTACTGGGCCAATCAAATAAGTGAGGATGAAGATTGGAGTCATTTCCTCGGTATGTATCACCTGTGGCAACTTCCGGACGTCATTTTCACGGAGGACTAA
- a CDS encoding uncharacterized protein (ID:PFLUO_005265-T1.cds;~source:funannotate) — protein MLSRLFKSWKTNRRLLSRIPRFSRGAYPSQPLRIDTAASASFLQSVVEDEEEDDDDDDDQRAAEYFDNSYEHQFTNGTSLHSRLVSEPFIPVLNSPPPTQRRATTMALHPPVSRPPPLHIDVDGRPPPPMSAVDPRQPKTPGNKISSFFGWKGATSPGAESSSTEISDTGRSPLSSPMPPLANVPIKTPSPYDTKPNGFHPPVRNNSYKSIGEASVEDSVYASKFADLENELREISSELAGSIRREMELEDLVERLQTEGPEANRRTSDYFSDSGTSSSIRYALDSGHSEDVEKIRRQHEQERAQLKVELAQKLQDERSHRTASESHVQILETQVQQLRRERVDLSDLSSKTRELETALENTRRKLIEERQSKDNFEDLLTAMRVELNQLRDDRDQLRDGDTPQAVATRLMEENEALKIENAALAQLQGSRFASISEDGAAPKRNSVFGGLGRSNSVARMPGKSGGLSRSNSVTGVKESREGLVEKVKEIETQRDALHRSLRSLLDRQAFQARDFEKRTRILELELIRTQDSAPPRRLGYEREVRNLREEVSHLRQRAEDAMDGKWQCEKNLAGLKMDLDRAEQETTSLRVLLQEHDVSASDATHADEVLATSSSLESAYQQLQTQRNQAEGSGANSQQLVVSIQRTDALGNDVNHQLQMNSSLRERLANAINKGERDQQCSTERINILQNRLKGLEDSLVQAQQYSEEEMSKHEEQVRQLRENHNSQLMRMKNGSRDPVTLSPRPPNTPFGARSPRLEKTTSGDGIALTEVIQPEALEKQVKQLERALRDADMEMEEVIGRMNRAQIEVAELQAERDEALRQTRRLQTDIQAERDAFKSVLGY, from the exons ATGTTGTCCCGGTTGTTCAAGTCCTGGAAGACTAACCGTCGGCTCTTATCGCGCATTCCTAGATTCTCACGCGGCGCATACCCATCGCAGCCCCTACGAATCGACACTGCTGCCTCGGCGTCCTTCTTACAGTCCGTGgttgaggacgaggaggaggacgacgacgacgacgacgaccaaAGGGCCGCCGAGTACTTTGATAACAGCTACGAACATCAGTTTACGAATGGCACCTCACTGCACAGTCGTCTTGTGAGCGAACCCTTCATCCCGGTTCTCAATTCTCCCCCTCCAACCCAAAGGCGGGCGACTACTATGGCCTTGCACCCCCCTGTGagccgaccaccaccacttcATATCGACGTGGACGGACggccgccgcctccaatgAGCGCGGTCGATCCCAGACAACCCAAAACACCCGGAAACAAAATCAGCTCTTTCTTTGGCTGGAAAGGAGCTACCTCTCCCGGAGCGGAATCATCTAGTACCGAGATTTCAGATACCGGCCGCTCCCCACTATCATCTCCAATGCCTCCTCTAGCCAACGTACCCATCAAAACCCCCTCCCCCTACGACACCAAACCTAATGGCTTCCACCCGCCAGTACGGAACAATTCATACAAATCCATAGGCGAAGCCAGTGTCGAGGACAGTGTCTATGCGTCCAAGTTTGCCGACCTTGAAAATGAACTGCGAGAAATCAGTTCGGAGCTGGCGGGCTCCATCCGCCGAGAGATGGAACTCGAAGACCTGGTTGAACGACTGCAGACTGAAGGACCAGAAGCCAACCGGCGCACCAGTGACTACTTCTCCGACTCGGGAACCAGCAGCTCGATCCGCTATGCTCTAGACTCTGGGCATAGCGAAGATGTCGAAAAGATTCGACGCCAACACGAACAGGAACGGGCACAGCTGAAAGTTGAACTGGCCCAAAAGCTGCAAGATGAACGGTCACACCGGACAGCATCCGAGTCCCATGTCCAGATTCTGGAGACTCAAGTGCAACAA CTTCGACGCGAGAGAGTAGATTTGTCCGATCTATCATCCAAGACCCGGGAACTCGAGACTGCTCTCGAAAACACTCGTCGGAAGCTGATTGAAGAGCGGCAATCCAAGGACAATTTCGAGGATCTCCTGACTGCCATGAGGGTTGAGTTGAACCAACTTCGAGACGACCGGGATCAGCTTCGAGATGGTGACACCCCGCAGGCCGTGGCGACCCGTTTAATGGAAGAGAACGAAGCTCTCAAAATCGAAAACGCGGCTTTGGCCCAGTTACAGGGCAGCCGATTTGCCTCCATTTCGGAAGACGGTGCGGCGCCCAAGCGGAATTCGGTCTTCGGCGGCCTCGGGCGGTCAAACTCGGTTGCACGCATGCCTGGGAAGTCTGGTGGCCTGTCTCGGTCCAACTCTGTGACGGGCGTCAAGGAGAGCCGCGAGGGCTTGGtcgagaaggtcaaggagatcgaaACACAGCGAGACGCGCTTCACCGGTCATTGCGAAGCCTTCTTGACCGCCAGGCGTTCCAGGCCCGCGACTTCGAGAAACGCACCCGGATTCTGGAACTCGAGCTTATTCGGACCCAGGACTCTGCTCCTCCACGCAGACTCGGCTACGAGAGGGAGGTACGCAACCTACGAGAGGAGGTGAGCCACCTTCGCCAGCGCGCGGAAGATGCCATGGATGGCAAGTGGCAGTGCGAGAAGAACCTTGCCGGTCTCAAAATGGATCTGGACCGTGCCGAGCAGGAGACCACCTCTCTCCGCGTGCTTTTGCAAGAGCATGATGTCTCCGCTTCCGACGCGACTCATGCCGACGAGGTTCTGGCAACGTCATCTTCCCTGGAATCTGCCTACCAGCAGCTACAGACCCAACGGAACCAGGCCGAAGGCAGCGGCGCGAACTCCCAACAGCTTGTGGTTTCTATCCAGCGCACGGACGCTCTCGGGAACGATGTCAACCACCAACTTCAAATGAACAGCTCTCTGCGCGAACGCCTTGCCAACGCTATCAACAAGGGCGAGCGAGACCAGCAGTGCTCGACTGAGCGTATCAATATTCTTCAGAACCGACTCAAGGGGCTGGAGGACTCCCTCGTGCAAGCTCAGCAGTattccgaggaagagatgagCAAGCATGAGGAGCAGGTCCGTCAACTACGGGAGAACCACAATTCTCAGCTCATGCGCATGAAAAACGGGTCGCGTGACCCCGTCACCCTCtctccacgaccaccaaACACCCCCTTCGGGGCACGCTCGCCGCGTCTGGAGAAGACCACCAGCGGGGACGGTATCGCGTTGACCGAGGTCATCCAGCCTGAAGCCCTCGAGAAGCAGGTCAAGCAGCTCGAGAGAGCTCTTCGTGATGCAGacatggagatggaggaggtgatTGGACGGATGAACCGTGCCCAGATCGAAGTGGCTGAACTTCAAGCTGAGAG AGACGAGGCCCTCCGCCAAACCCGTCGCCTCCAGACAGACATTCAAGCCGAGCGTGACGCCTTTAAGTCGGTGCTTGGCTACTAA
- a CDS encoding uncharacterized protein (ID:PFLUO_005263-T1.cds;~source:funannotate) gives MSLEPPTYLSSLQNNIRARPIPWEGAVRAGNITDDHLKKIKAVDKVRPEQRRQTIEEDLPGYSSLLAGGAGGKSILDSAARRTDIVQYILVLASDLIQDVPSLADALISHPEPYKPFLPFLQHSTNTEDPIPLLTSTFLTALVSHSLVASSKPAARDEEALSQLYTYLSTLTKNQDSGLQDIGVQGFSELLRKTRSREIFWAQRQQTLAPLIDTLRAAAGSKENSSTLGSGTRSVEPGLSGGVGLQLLYRVLLVIWQLTFEGALVGDELQENYEIVQLYTHLLRLSPKEKTTRLLIATLYNLCSTNRTTILPIAVFVRLPALLSNLSGRHLTDPDLLEDLSALSTMLDEYTKTQTTFDEYAAEVQSGHLRWSPPHKNPTFWKDNARRILDESNGALPKKLAEILGKDWDNDKQVLAIGCNDVGHLVKELPERRMQLERLGLKTRVMELMADKDESVRWESLRAVGEWLRYTFDG, from the exons ATGTCACTGGAGCCGCCCACTTACCTCAGCTCTCTCCAGAACAACATCCGGGCTCGCCCAATCCCGTGGGAGGGCGCCGTGCGGGCGGGTAACATCACCGATGACcacctgaagaagatcaaagccGTCGACAAGGTGCGCCCGGAGCAGCGGCGTCAGACAATCGAGGAGGATCTCCCCGGTTATAGCAGTCTGCTTGCGGGCGGCGCGGGCGGCAAGAGTATCCTGGACTCGGCCGCTCGACGAACCGATATTGTGCAATATATCCTGGTGCTGGCGTCGGACCTGATCCAGGATGTCCCCTCTCTCGCCGATGCCCTGATCTCACACCCCGAACCCTACAAGCCCTTCCTGCCGTTCTTGCAACACTCGACCAACACCGAGGATCCGATCCCGCTGCTCACGTCGACGTTCCTCACAGCTCTAGTGTCGCACAGCCTCGTCGCCTCGTCCAAACCCGCCGCCAGGGATGAGGAAGCTTTATCACAGCTGTACACCTATCTCTCCACCTTGACCAAGAACCAAGATAGCGGCCTGCAGGACATTGGCGTCCAGGGGTTTTCAGAGCTGCTGCGGAAGACACGATCGCGGGAGATCTTTTgggcccagcgccagcagacCCTCGCACCTTTGATTGACACGCTCCGTGCGGCAGCAGGCTCCAAGGAGAATAGTAGTACTTTGGGCAGCGGCACTCGCAGTGTCGAGCCCGGGCTGTCGGGTGGTGTCGGTCTGCAGCTGCTGTATCGGGTTCTCCTGGTGATTTGGCAGCTTACGTTTGAGGGTGCGCTCGTTGGAGATGAGCTGCAGGA GAACTACGAGATCGTCCAACTATACACCCACCTGCTGCGACTCTCACccaaggagaagacgacCCGTCTCCTCATCGCGACGCTATACAATCTGTGCTCCACCAACCGGACGACAATACTGCCCATCGCCGTCTTTGTTCGCTTGCCGGCTCTGCTGAGCAATCTTTCTGGCCGCCATCTGACCGACCCCGATCTCCTCGAGGACCTCAGTGCGCTGTCGACGATGTTGGACGAGTACACCAAGACGCAAACTACTTTTGACGAGTACGCCGCGGAAGTTCAGTCGGGCCATCTGCGCTGGTCGCCTCCTCACAAGAACCCGACGTTCTGGAAAGACAACGCCCGCCGGATCCTGGACGAATCGAACGGCGCGCTGCCCAAGAAACTCGCGGAGATTCTAGGCAAGGACTGGGACAATGACAAGCAGGTATTGGCGATTGGGTGCAATGATGTGGGACACCTGGTCAAGGAGCTGCCGGAGCGGCGGATGCAGTTGGAGCGCCTGGGCCTGAAGACGCGGGTGATGGAGCTGATGGCGGACAAGGACGAGTCGGTGCGCTGGGAGAGTCTGCGGGCCGTGGGTGAATGGCTGCGGTATACATTCGACGGGTGA
- a CDS encoding uncharacterized protein (ID:PFLUO_005262-T1.cds;~source:funannotate), producing MAQHPQPPKSRWGVGSFLSQAVAGVESRLDNILMDQEEAAKAEGAKPREAENAVQTPKSPVSSVSRSSSTIQRNDRLQERLARAVVKSNTASGAGSPAASPRPSVDARRSTDIYPMGADGPTSPLIADTPRSSHDSGISSRHSTDVQLADSIAVLDLQTHSPKPSQEFSDLQRSEVLSARGSEDSAQISVLSASDILKKDDQDGAISKLEADHKAAESQWQEETHVYIERIDALQSKLKYLAKEAAESAKNASANAAPGSVDKRMLEKDERIALLLDEGQKLSKTEMDHRTAIKKLRQQLSGNTKAHTETKRKIDKLQRDLISSEARAKRAEAAEKRANESLSSQAKSNKDLEAVTNERNALTETVQDMKSQLSRAIARAEAAEAKAQSDAMEKENRKAADLEEELASVKIEREISQEKTRREVSDLKQQIDQEKDKARMLEAELKGEQSVLESKMESLRSRAEEASSGATGETHAKLLRQIETLQTQYAVASENWQTLEGSLLARLTNVEKERDEMGRREGELRKKIREMNLKSKKTEEDLENSKEAEHDLENKLEERMQELQRIQQRLQKTADDLGAAQNDLVEQKNVWDTTWAQRLEDERAKWREQANSLQQRRGVSPVASSRRSSNLEAAISGLSDSRPTSRRSSTLPPASPEIGTPPRQNSYPASITQATLSPPHINTTNPPSMIMEAPSITFEPDEYFGEGTPATPSAYGGTQAPPARGINELISESTVGAGPSVQLVERMSATVRRLESERAGSKDELTRVTTQRDEARQQVVDLMRELEEKKVSDTHVEELEARLSQVDARYQTTLEMLGEKSEQVEELKADIADLKKIYRELVDSTMK from the exons ATGGCGCAACATCCACAGCCCCCAAAGTCCAGATGGGGTGTCGGGTCCTTCTTGTCACAGGCTGTCGCGGGGGTGGAATCTCGCCTGGACAACATCCTGATGGACCAGGAAGAGGCTGCGAAAGCCGAGGGTGCGAAACCTAGGGAGGCGGAGAATGCCGTGCAGACCCCAAAATCTCCTGTTAGCT CGGTTTCGCGCAGCTCATCGACCATTCAGAGAAACGATCGATTACAGGAGCGCCTGGCTAGAGCTGTTGTAAAGTCGAACACTGCCAGTGGGGCTGGCTCTCCGGCAGCTAGTCCCAGACCTAGCGTCGATGCACGAAGGAGTACAGATATTTACCCTATGGGCGCCGATGGCCCGACAAGTCCCCTCATTGCAGACACACCTAGATCTAGTCATGACTCGGGGATATCATCAAGACATTCAACGGATGTGCAATTAGCAGACTCAATTGCCGTTCTCGATCTGCAAACACATTCACCGAAGCCTAGTCAGGAATTTTCGGACTTGCAAAGGAGTGAGGTACTAAGTGCTCGGGGGTCTGAGGACAGCGCCCAAATCAGTGTGTTGTCAGCGTCGGATATCTTGAAAAAGGATGATCAAGACGGGGCGATATCCAAGTTGGAGGCCGATCATAAAGCAGCCGAGTCACAGTGGCAAGAGGAAACGCACGTCTATATCGAACGAATTGATGCGCTTCAATCAAAGCTCAAATACCTGGCCAAGGAAGCGGCGGAATCGGCTAAAAACGCATCCGCCAACGCAGCGCCAGGCAGTGTCGACAAGCGAATGTTGGAAAAGGACGAGAGGATTGCCTTGCTCCTAGACGAAGGACAGAAACTCTCCAAGACGGAGATGGATCACCGCACCGCGATCAAGAAActgcgccagcagctttCAGGAAATACGAAAGCGCATACCgaaacgaaaagaaagatagaCAAGTTGCAACGAGACTTGATCAGCTCCGAAGCTAGAGCCAAACGAGCCGAGGCGGCAGAGAAAAGGGCAAATGAGTCCTTATCATCTCAAGCAAAATCCAACAAGGACTTGGAAGCAGTGACAAATGAACGAAATGCACTCACCGAGACTGTTCAGGACATGAAGTCTCAACTGAGTCGGGCTATTGCACGcgctgaagctgccgaggCCAAAGCACAGTCTGATGccatggagaaagaaaaccGCAAAGCAGCAGACCTGGAAGAGGAATTGGCAAGCGTGAAGATCGAACGTGAAATCAGTCAAGAGAAAACGAGGAGAGAGGTCAGCGATCTCAAGCAACAAATTGACCAGGAGAAGGACAAGGCTAGAATGCTTGAAGCCGAGTTGAAGGGCGAACAATCGGTGCTGGAGAGCAAGATGGAGAGTCTTCGCTCCCGTGCAGAAGAGGCTTCGTCAGGGGCCACCGGGGAGACGCACGCCAAACTCCTGCGGCAGATTGAGACATTGCAGACCCAATATGCTGTTGCCAGTGAGAACTGGCAAACATTGGAAGGTTCCTTGCTTGCTCGACTGACCAATGTGGAAAAAGAACGCGATGAGATGGGACGACGGGAGGGGGAATTGCGAAAGAAGATCCGTGAAATG AACctgaagtcgaagaagaccGAAGAGGATTTAGAAAACTCGAAAGAGGCCGAACATGATCTGGAAAACAAACTAGAAGAGCGCATGCAGGAGCTGCAACGGATACAACAAAGGCTCCAGAAAACGGCCGACGATCTCGGTGCCGCGCAAAATGACTTGGTCGAGCAGAAGAATGTCTGGGACACGACATGGGCGCAGAGACTAGAAGACGAACGAGCCAAGTGGAGGGAACAAGCAAACTCCCTGCAGCAGCGACGTGGGGTGTCTCCCGTTGCATCTAGCCGGCGATCAAGCAATCTTGAAGCGGCCATATCCGGACTGTCAGACTCCCGACCTACCAGCCGACGGTCATCTACACTCCCCCCTGCCTCACCAGAGATTGGCACCCCGCCGCGACAGAACTCCTATCCGGCTTCCATTACTCAGGCCACGCTCTCCCCTCCACACATCAACACCACTAACCCCCCatccatgatcatggagGCCCCATCGATCACGTTTGAACCGGATGAATATTTCGGCGAGGGCACACCGGCTACTCCATCTGCCTATGGTGGCACACAGGCCCCGCCAGCTCGCGGCATCAACGAGCTCATTTCCGAATCAACCGTTGGCGCAGGTCCATCCGTCCAGCTCGTTGAGCGCATGAGTGCCACAGTCCGCCGACTGGAGAGCGAGCGTGCCGGATCCAAAGATGAACTGACGCGTGTGACGACCCAGCGCGACGAAGCCCGACAGCAAGTGGTCGATCTCATGCgtgagctggaagagaagaaggtctcTGATACCCACGTTGAAGAACTTGAAGCGCGACTCTCCCAGGTCGATGCACGGTACCAAACCACGCTCGAGATGTTGGGCGAGAAGAGCGAGCAGGTCGAAGAGCTGAAGGCCGATATTGCTGATCTCAAAAAGATCTACCGCGAATTGGTCGATAGCACCATGAAATGA
- a CDS encoding uncharacterized protein (ID:PFLUO_005261-T1.cds;~source:funannotate) yields the protein MQPSSILSLTDQIRDTVQNPNESDHRHAKLLRLVDEVKLAIETPTETILRLIYQPPANAALCTAVDLSIFPLLAKHEVLSATELANSTGADRGLIIRLMRVMTALGLCASDKAEVYRATERTTAMTQPIGRDGIPCIYDITLPTLAKLPEYLRLHNYKNPQEYSKSPMQWAVGESQFEWLAKNKHHQTLFNSYMSSRREGKPVWFDVYPVERLLDGAISSCPEAVFLVDIGGNQGHDLSKFHTRYPEVPGRLILQDLPKIVSGAQKHPGIERMGYSFLDPQPIKHARTYYFRAIFHDWPDHICLKILLNTVSAMDSQYSRILIVDFVLPDTDAPLMQSSLDIQMMSIGAGVERSEMQWRELLSQAGLAINGIWNTSPGMESVIEAVPVSED from the exons ATGCAACCATCCTCTATTCTATCTTTGACAGATCAAATTCGGGACACTGTTCAGAATCCAAATGAGTCTGATCATCGCCATGCCAAGCTGCTCCGGCTTGTGGATGAGGTGAAGCTAGCTATTGAGACTCCCACGGAGACTATTCTTCGGTTGATATACCAG CCACCTGCCAATGCAGCATTATGCACCGCCGTTGACCTGAGCATCTTTCCGCTGCTGGCAAAGCACGAGGTCCTGTCCGCTACAGAGTTGGCAAATTCAACTGGTGCTGACAGGGGCTTGATTA TCCGTCTTATGCGCGTTATGACTGCTCTGGGTCTCTGTGCCAGTGACAAAGCGGAAGTCTACAGGGCTACTGAAAGAACGACTGCCATGACCCAACCAATCGGCCGTGACGGCATTCCATGCAT ATACGACATTACTCTCCCAACCCTCGCCAAACTCCCCGAATACCTTCGTCTGCACAACTACAAAAATCCCCAGGAATATTCGAAATCCCCCATGCAATGGGCTGTGGGCGAAAGCCAATTCGAATGGCTTGCTAAGAACAAACACCATCAGACACTGTTCAACTCGTACATGTCTAGTCGACGAGAAGGGAAACCAGTCTGGTTTGACGTGTATCCCGTCGAGAGACTCCTGGATGGAGCCATTTCTTCGTGCCCGGAGGCTGTGTTTCTGGTTGACATTGGCGGAAACCAGGGCCATGATCTGAGCAAGTTTCACACGCGATACCCGGAGGTACCGGGTCGACTGATCCTGCAAGATCTGCCCAAGATTGTCTCCGGAGCGCAGAAGCATCCCGGCATTGAGAGGATGGGGTATAGTTTCTTGGACCCACAGCCGATCAAGC ATGCTCGCACCTACTACTTCCGCGCCATCTTCCACGACTGGCCAGACCATATCTGCTTGAAGATCCTGCTCAACACGGTCTCGGCTATGGATTCTCAGTACTCCCGTATCCTGATCGTGGACTTTGTACTCCCGGACACTGATGCCCCACTGATGCAGTCGTCACTGGATATCCAGATGATGAGCATCGGGGCTGGTGTTGAGCGCTCTGAGATGCAGTGGAGGGAGCTGCTCAGTCAGGCGGGTCTGGCGATCAATGGAATCTGGAATACAAGCCCTGGAATGGAGTCTGTCATTGAAGCTGTTCCGGTGTCGGAGGATTGA